The Mercurialis annua linkage group LG2, ddMerAnnu1.2, whole genome shotgun sequence genome contains a region encoding:
- the LOC126666705 gene encoding uncharacterized protein LOC126666705 isoform X2 yields the protein MASIKIGLSNQAIFAITLLILWICLLLCTSFAASGGRMGGDAFSSSDQSSSSSSHSDSHHHYYHHDTNKAYSSYSSKDERSNGGSEDGGSSILTAVVLIVFAFVAFFMFYFGAKNKESSLIMVQVGLTGKANSLQKQLNEIAKTADTSSSKGWNLILSALLQHRQHFISGYATVKYHAGIPSLENNFRQLLKEERQKIDIESLVNVNNIRRQKAVICKADKLDKEYIVVTIFIAAKNTYEASTIKSIDDLKRVLQSLEFSSEELLAVEVLWTPQDENDTLSEDELLEDYPLLRPI from the exons ATGGCATCGATCAAGATCGGATTATCAAACCAAGCAATTTTCGCAATTACTCTGTTAATACTATGGATTTGCCTTCTTCTTTGCACATCGTTCGCCGCTTCTGGCGGCAGAATGGGCGGCGACGCTTTCTCAAGTTCTGACCAATCGTCGTCGTCATCTTCACATTCTGATTCTCATCACCATTATTATCATCACGATACGAATAAAGCGTACAGTTCATACTCATCAAAAGATGAGAGGAGTAACGGCGGAAGTGAAGACGGCGGGTCTTCTATATTGACGGCGGTGGTTCTAATCGTTTTCGCTTTTGTtgcattttttatgttttattttgggGCTAAAAATAAGGAAAGCAGTCTTATAATGGTTCAg GTTGGATTAACAGGAAAGGCTAATTCACTTCAGAAACAGCTCAATGAAATTGCCAAAACTGCTGACACTTCTTCATCCAAAGGATGGAATTTAATACTGTCAG CTTTACTCCAACATCGTCAACACTTCATCTCTGGTTATGCAACT GTGAAATATCATGCGGGAATTCCAAGTTTAGAAAATAACTTTAGGCAACTCCTAAAGGAAGAAAGGCAGAAAATTGACATTGAATCTCTGGTTAATGTCAATAATATTAGGAGGCAGAAAGCAGTAATTTGTAAAGCTGATAAACTTGACAAAGAGTACATTGTG GTGACAATATTTATAGCTGCTAAAAACACTTATGAAGCTTCTACCATTAAAAGCATTGATGACTTGAAAAGAGTCTTGCAATCTTTGGAATTTTCTTCTGAGGAGCTTCTG GCTGTTGAGGTATTGTGGACTCCACAAGACGAGAATGATACTTTGTCAGAGGACGAATTGCTCGAAGATTACCCACTTTTGAGACCTATTTGA
- the LOC126670500 gene encoding uncharacterized protein LOC126670500 yields MDEGRRSGDPSGFIVKNRSSSGCLVVRKKGNNGNNNGVGIGIGIGGGGGVGSSGSRKFSRSKKDKKRARLDMGDSDSSDELPMPPRRRVGPETIRVCNGLSLFEKSGVCAEESDIVGRKRSRSNEVDDVIGRSCGAEEDFSGMKRNRLDVFEFDEYEGNDVEMMRRRSHFDDDDDDGMDGRGRFLGSMMADRNGVDRDFETGSSRHPVIDRRKGSYFERPSGVSRGDHVDRDESGNHPQAFYRDKHDLNEPIRVQGKNGVLKVMVNKKKSIGGMEVEEKRKGLRPEDTLNRNALIRPPLYSESKIAEKVSSVAGSLKSPLIVARSKGKNFSARKGKVRNQDPEDSDTSLKLGPKKVDSHNSNKVPLSTKNLKEHSEDSEDSDTLLKLGPNSAEARKSGKGTSGGGEITPSNQVQINKDKEGKVKRGTGTAKQKLRERIREMLLNARWTIDYRPRRNRDYLDAVYISPSGTAYWSIIKAYDALVKYSNGDVEELKAKGDPFTPLSDEVLSQLTRKTRKKMEKEMKLKKKQMNLSENEKARGLGARKSSSSRHDEESMDSGSHEEKLCSFIKQGGKSLKSRVNGNISLNLNSKGKGPTHHMNDELEQTTSGTNSHQGRKSRKLGRCTLLARNSNEVLNSENEGFVSYAGKRTLLAWLIDCGTVQLSQKVHYMNRRRTRVMLEGWVTRDGIHCGCCSKILTVSKFEIHAGSKLRQPFQNIYLDSGVSLLDCQIDAWNRQESVEHTGFYSVDVDGDDPNDDTCGICGDGGDLICCDGCPSTYHQSCLGIQMLPPGDWHCPNCTCKFCGIASENIVQKDHTTVSELLTCSLCAKRYHKSCLKEMDALYTDPNNVIPCFCGKTCRELFEQLQKYLGVKHELESGFSWSLIRRMDVNFDMSPQGLPQRVECNSKLAVALSVMDECFLPIMDRRSGINLICNVLYNCGSNFNRLNYSGFYTAILERGDDIISAASIRFHGTQLAEMPFIGTRHIYRRQGMCSRLLSAIESVLCSLRVQKLIIPAVSELTNTWTGVFGFTTLDESLKQELKSMNMLVFPGMDMLQKQLLEKENIDKKKTNSIGLEGSESEDRPCITPEVAAKSDIASLAMHDLNECDGGWEHASGTNDKVVTTNSDPQCTSVDADFVSGNKLDGSATEKKSLCNSDTSNGMHKLDKPNGSATEKKSLCNSDTSNGMHKLDIKTESDSLAEDNMHKLDIKTESVSPAEDNMHKLDIKTESVSPAEDNANSSTESDPYSSNSDPRGLDVSLDDISVNPGSLDDPNEAKDVLSLHRNTFAGLESVDKVAELDFNSKCLINTQVATPVRDDIQVCKEGDVQNAHALNLNVCASDEIKISIKIEEAKSPDCESVGMLVEVAPKGKHLFDPDAGSVAMEIENKPGVDSPIEDKSEYRKEDLETLNAEVACPEAVPSTDGETTDKSSQKKDECIDAAEAVVPFTEDETLSDDISTQKIDEFPSKPEAVPSTDGATDSKYTQ; encoded by the exons ATGGACGAGGGAAGAAGATCTGGTGATCCGTCAGGGTTTATAGTGAAGAATAGAAGCTCATCGGGTTGTTTGGTTGTGAGAAAAAAGGGTAATAATGGTAACAATAACGGTgttggaattggaattggaATTGGAGGAGGAGGAGGTGTTGGTTCCTCTGGTTCAAGAAAGTTTTCTAGgtctaaaaaggataaaaagagAGCTAGGTTGGATATGGGCGATTCCGATTCTAGTGATGAGCTGCCAATGCCGCCCCGGAGAAGAGTCGGGCCTGAAACTATTAGAGTTTGTAATGGTTTGAGTCTTTTTGAAAAAAGTGGTGTTTGTGCTGAAGAAAGTGATATTGTTGGTAGGAAAAGGAGTAGGAGTAATGAGGTTGATGATGTGATTGGTAGGAGTTGTGGCGCTGAGGAGGATTTTAGTGGCATGAAAAGGAATAGATTAGATGTGTTTGAGTTTGATGAATATGAAGGGAATGATGTAGAAATGATGAGGAGGAGGTCACACTTTGAtgacgatgatgatgatggaATGGATGGAAGGGGGAGGTTTCTTGGGTCAATGATGGCCGATAGAAATGGGGTCGATAGGGATTTTGAGACGGGATCTAGTAGACATCCTGTTATTGATAGAAGAAAGGGTTCTTATTTTGAGAGGCCAAGTGGGGTAAGTCGGGGAGATCATGTCGATAGGGATGAGAGTGGGAATCATCCCCAAGCATTTTATAGGGATAAGCATGATTTGAATGAACCCATCAGGGTTCAGGGGAAAAATGGTGTTTTAAAGGTAATGGTGAACAAGAAGAAGAGCATTGGTGGAATGGAAGTGGAGGAAAAGAGAAAGGGTTTGAGGCCAGAAGATACTCTGAACAGGAATGCTCTTATTCGTCCTCCTCTGTACTCAGAGTCTAAGATCGCTGAAAAAGTGAGTTCTGTAGCTGGGTCACTAAAAAGTCCATTGATTGTGGCGAGATCCAAGGGTAAAAATTTTTCAGCTAGGAAGGGCAAAGTTAGAAATCAAGATCCTGAGGACAGTGATACCTCATTAAAATTGGGACCAAAAAAAGTAGATTCACATAACTCTAACAAAGTGCCATTATCCACTAAGAACCTCAAGGAACATAGTGAGGATTCAGAGGATAGTGATACTTTGTTGAAGTTGGGACCAAATAGTGCAGAAGCTCGTAAATCTGGGAAAGGGACAAGCGGTGGTGGTGAAATAACTCCGAGCAATCAGGTCCAGATAAACAAGGATAAAGAAGGGAAAGTTAAGCGTGGTACTGGCACAGCAAAGCAAAAGCTGCGTGAACGGATAAGGGAGATGCTTTTGAATGCACGTTGGACAATAGACTATAGACCAAGAAGGAATAGAGACTACCTTGATGCAGTTTATATAAGTCCGAGTGGAACAGCTTACTGGTCCATAATCAAGGCGTATGATGCACTTGTAAAGTATTCAAATGGTGATGTGGAGGAGTTAAAAGCCAAGGGTGACCCATTTACTCCGCTATCTGATGAGGTGCTCAGCCAACTCACAAGAAAGACACGAAAGAAGATGGAGAAagaaatgaaattgaaaaagaagCAAATGAATCTCAGTGAAAATGAGAAGGCAAGAGGATTGGGAGCAAGAAAATCATCGAGTTCTAGGCATGATGAGGAAAGTATGGATAGTGGCAGCCATGAAGAAAAATTGTGCTCCTTTATAAAACAGGGAGGTAAGTCATTGAAGAGTAGAGTGAATGGTAACATCTCTCTCAATTTAAACTCAAAAGGAAAGGGTCCCACTCATCATATGAATGATGAGCTGGAGCAAACTACTTCTGGAACTAACTCTCATCAAGGAAGAAAAAGTAGAAAACTTGGCAGATGTACTTTGTTGGCACGGAATTCTAATGAGGTGCTGAACTCAGAAAATGAAGGGTTTGTTTCATATGCTGGCAAAAGAACACTGCTTGCCTGGCTGATCGATTGTGGAACTGTACAGTTGAGCCAAAAGGTGCATTACATGAATCGTCGAAGAACAAGAGTAATGCTGGAGGGCTGGGTTACGAGAGATGGTATTCATTGTGGTTGCTGTAGTAAAATTCTCACAGTTTCAAAGTTTGAGATTCATGCAGGGAGCAAACTGCGCCAGccatttcaaaatatatatctaGATTCTGGAGTTTCCCTTTTGGATTGCCAGATCGATGCCTGGAATAGACAGGAATCAGTTGAGCACACTGGTTTTTACTCTGTAGATGTTGATGGTGACGATCCTAATGATGATACTTGCGGTATATGTGGAGACGGTGGGGATTTGATATGTTGTGATGGTTGTCCATCAACATATCATCAGAGCTGCCTAGGCATACAG ATGCTTCCCCCAGGTGATTGGCATTGCCCAAACTGTACATGCAAATTCTGTGGGATAGCCAGTGAAAATATTGTTCAGAAAGATCATACAACTGTCTCTGAGCTACTTACTTGCAGCTTGTGTGCGAAAAGAT ATCACAAATCATGCCTCAAGGAGATGGATGCTCTTTATACAGATCCCAATAATGTAATTCCTTGTTTTTGTGGAAAGACATGCAGAGAG CTTTTTGAGCAATTGCAGAAGTATCTTGGGGTCAAACATGAACTAGAATCTGGATTTTCATGGTCTCTTATCCGTAGAATGGATGTAAACTTCGACATGTCTCCCCAAGGACTGCCACAAAGAGTAGAATGCAATTCGAAGTTGGCTGTTGCATTGTCTGTTATGGATGAATGCTTTTTGCCAATTATGGACAGGAGGAGTGGGATCAATCTAATTTGTAATGTTCTGTATAATTGTGG ATCAAACTTTAACAGACTGAATTATAGTGGTTTTTACACTGCTATTCTGGAGAGGGGTGATGATATTATTTCTGCCGCATCCATCAG GTTCCATGGAACTCAGTTGGCAGAAATGCCATTCATTGGTACCCGCCATATATATAGGCGTCAAGGGATGTGCAGTCGGCTTCTTTCTGCGATTGAATCA GTACTCTGCTCCCTGAGAGTTCAGAAACTAATTATCCCTGCAGTTTCCGAACTTACAAATACATGGACAGGGGTTTTTGGTTTTACAACTCTGGATGAATCACTTAAGCAAGAACTGAAGTCTATGAATATGTTGGTGTTCCCTGGAATGGACATGTTACAGAAGCAGCTATTGGAGAAAGAAAACATCGATAAAAAAAAGACTAATAGCATAG GTCTGGAAGGATCAGAATCGGAAGATCGCCCATGTATCACACCTGAGGTGGCTGCTAAATCTGATATCGCTTCTTTAGCTATGCATGATCTTAACGAATGTGATGGTGGCTGGGAGCATGCCAGCGGGACAAATGACAAAGTGGTTACCACAAATTCTGATCCCCAATGTACGAGTGTTGATGCAGATTTTGTTTCAGGAAATAAGCTAGATGGATCTGCCACAGAGAAGAAAAGTCTATGCAACTCTGACACAAGTAATGGCATGCACAAATTGGATAAGCCAAATGGATCTGCCACAGAGAAAAAAAGTCTATGCAACTCCGACACAAGTAATGGCATGCACAAATTGGATATCAAAACAGAATCAGATTCTCTTGCTGAAGATAATATGCACAAATTGGATATCAAAACAGAATCAGTTTCTCCTGCTGAAGATAATATGCACAAATTGGATATTAAAACAGAATCAGTTTCTCCTGCTGAAGATAATGCCAATTCTAGCACTGAAAGTGATCCATATTCTTCAAATTCTGATCCCCGAGGTCTTGATGTTTCATTAGATGATATTTCTGTGAACCCTGGTTCTCTGGATGATCCTAATGAAGCCAAAGATGTACTCTCGCTACATAGAAATACATTTGCTGGTCTTGAATCAGTCGACAAGGTGGCCGAGTTAGATTTCAATAGTAAATGTCTCATTAACACACAAGTGGCTACTCCTGTCAGAGATGATATTCAGGTTTGTAAAGAGGGTGATGTACAGAATGCCCATGCATTAAATCTAAATGTGTGTGCTTCTGATGAAATTAAAATCTCAATCAAAATAGAAGAGGCTAAATCTCCTGATTGCGAATCAGTGGGCATGTTAGTTGAAGTAGCTCCCAAGGGGAAACATCTTTTTGACCCTGATGCAGGTAGTGTTGCAATGGAGATAGAAAATAAACCTGGAGTGGATTCTCCTATTGAGGATAAGTCTGAGTACCGAAAAGAAGACTTGGAAACATTAAATGCTGAGGTGGCATGTCCTGAAGCTGTCCCTTCCACAGATGGTGAAACTACTGATAAATCCAGCCAGAAGAAAGATGAATGTATAGATGCTGCTGAAGCTGTTGTCCCTTTCACAGAGGATGAGACTCTATCTGACGATATTTCTACTCAGAAGATAGATGAATTTCCAAGTAAACCTGAAGCTGTTCCTTCCACAGACGGCGCAACTGATAGTAAATACACACAGTAG
- the LOC126669741 gene encoding uncharacterized protein LOC126669741 gives MSSFKIGLSKQAIFAVTLLILLLSLLVCTSFAASGGRMGGSSFSKSRRSSSSSSRPSYSNYHHRHHYHHHTNTATGYSSSSNTSTWSPWWWEGLMIICILLVILIPMAYCIGISNGSSLIMIQVGLTGKANTLQKKLNEIAKTTDTSSSKGWNLILSETTSTLLQHQHYFISGYMTEKNHTDIETLEKNLKQLLNEERQKIDIESLVNVNNVRRQIRIIHKSRKSDKSYIVVTIFIAAKGCYKLSAIKSIDELKTALQSLKFSSEKLMAVEVLWTPQDENDTLPEDELLENYPLLRPI, from the exons ATGTCGTCGTTCAAAATCGGATTATCAAAGCAAGCAATTTTTGCAGTTACTCTGTTAATTTTACTGCTCTCTCTTCTTGTATGCACATCTTTTGCAGCTTCGGGCGGCAGAATGGGCGGTTCTTCGTTCTCTAAATCTCGCCGATCATCATCCTCATCGAGTCGTCCTTCATATTCTAATTATCATCACCGTCATCATTATCATCATCATACGAATACAGCTACAGGGTACAGTTCATCTAGTAACACAAGTACTTGGTCTCCTTGGTGGTGGGAGGGGCTTATGATAATTTGCATTCTCTTAGTAATTTTGATTCCTATGGCCTACTGTATCGGTATATCAAACGGAAGCAGTCTTATAATGATCCAG GTTGGATTAACAGGGAAGGCTAATACACTTCAGAAAAAGCTCAATGAAATTGCCAAAACTACAGACACTTCTTCATCCAAAGGATGGAATCTCATCCTGTCAG AAACGACATCGACTTTACTCCAACATCAGCATTACTTCATCTCTGGTTATATGACT GAGAAAAATCACACGGACATTGAAACTCTGGAGAAGAACCTTAAACAACTCTTAAATGAAGAAAGACAAAAAATAGACATTGAATCTCTGGTTAACGTCAACAATGTTAGAAGGCAGATAAGAATTATTCACAAATCTCGCAAGTCTGACAAAAGTTACATTGTG GTGACAATATTCATAGCTGCTAAAGGCTGTTACAAACTTTCTGCCATTAAAAGTATTGATGAATTAAAAACAGCCTTGCAATCTTTGAAGTTTTCTTCAGAGAAACTCATG gctgTTGAAGTGCTCTGGACTCCACAGGATGAGAATGATACTCTGCCAGAGGATGAATTGCTTGAAAATTATCCACTTTTGAGACCTATTTAA
- the LOC126666705 gene encoding uncharacterized protein LOC126666705 isoform X1 — translation MASIKIGLSNQAIFAITLLILWICLLLCTSFAASGGRMGGDAFSSSDQSSSSSSHSDSHHHYYHHDTNKAYSSYSSKDERSNGGSEDGGSSILTAVVLIVFAFVAFFMFYFGAKNKESSLIMVQVGLTGKANSLQKQLNEIAKTADTSSSKGWNLILSETVLALLQHRQHFISGYATVKYHAGIPSLENNFRQLLKEERQKIDIESLVNVNNIRRQKAVICKADKLDKEYIVVTIFIAAKNTYEASTIKSIDDLKRVLQSLEFSSEELLAVEVLWTPQDENDTLSEDELLEDYPLLRPI, via the exons ATGGCATCGATCAAGATCGGATTATCAAACCAAGCAATTTTCGCAATTACTCTGTTAATACTATGGATTTGCCTTCTTCTTTGCACATCGTTCGCCGCTTCTGGCGGCAGAATGGGCGGCGACGCTTTCTCAAGTTCTGACCAATCGTCGTCGTCATCTTCACATTCTGATTCTCATCACCATTATTATCATCACGATACGAATAAAGCGTACAGTTCATACTCATCAAAAGATGAGAGGAGTAACGGCGGAAGTGAAGACGGCGGGTCTTCTATATTGACGGCGGTGGTTCTAATCGTTTTCGCTTTTGTtgcattttttatgttttattttgggGCTAAAAATAAGGAAAGCAGTCTTATAATGGTTCAg GTTGGATTAACAGGAAAGGCTAATTCACTTCAGAAACAGCTCAATGAAATTGCCAAAACTGCTGACACTTCTTCATCCAAAGGATGGAATTTAATACTGTCAG AAACTGTATTAGCTTTACTCCAACATCGTCAACACTTCATCTCTGGTTATGCAACT GTGAAATATCATGCGGGAATTCCAAGTTTAGAAAATAACTTTAGGCAACTCCTAAAGGAAGAAAGGCAGAAAATTGACATTGAATCTCTGGTTAATGTCAATAATATTAGGAGGCAGAAAGCAGTAATTTGTAAAGCTGATAAACTTGACAAAGAGTACATTGTG GTGACAATATTTATAGCTGCTAAAAACACTTATGAAGCTTCTACCATTAAAAGCATTGATGACTTGAAAAGAGTCTTGCAATCTTTGGAATTTTCTTCTGAGGAGCTTCTG GCTGTTGAGGTATTGTGGACTCCACAAGACGAGAATGATACTTTGTCAGAGGACGAATTGCTCGAAGATTACCCACTTTTGAGACCTATTTGA
- the LOC126669742 gene encoding uncharacterized protein LOC126669742: MASFKIGLSKQAIFTVTLLILLLSLLLSTAFAASGGRMGGDSFSSSSSSSSSSSSSSSSESYSYDHPDHSSSSRRYSHSNYDDGYSPWMALLIICGFFGAFLFILFALFYCVSKAQQCSLIMVQVGLTGKANSLQKQLNEIAKTADTSSSNGWNLILTETTSTLLQHQQYFISGYTTVKAQLDVHNLGKSFKQLLKEERQKNRH, translated from the exons ATGGCGTCGTTTAAAATCGGATTATCAAAGCAGGCGATTTTTACAGTTACTCTGTTAATTTTACTGCTCTCTCTTCTTCTAAGCACAGCTTTTGCCGCTTCTGGCGGCAGAATGGGCGGCGACTCTTTCTCCAGTTCTTCATCCTCCTCGTCATCCTCCTCGTCGTCGTCATCGTCAGAGTCTTATAGTTATGATCATCCAGATCATTCTTCATCATCACGTCGTTATTCACATTCTAATTATGATGATGGGTATTCTCCATGGATGGCTCTTTTGATCATCTGCGGTTTCTTTGGAGCTTTCCTTTTTATTCTGTTTGCTCTCTTCTATTGCGTCTCTAAAGCACAGCAATGCAGTCTCATAATGGTTCAG GTTGGATTAACAGGGAAGGCTAATTCACTTCAGAAACAGCTCAATGAAATTGCCAAAACTGCAGACACTTCTTCATCGAACGGATGGAATCTCATCCTCACAG AAACGACATCAACATTACTCCAACATCAACAATATTTCATCTCTGGTTACACAACT GTTAAAGCTCAGTTGGACGTTCATAATCTGGGGAAGAGCTTTAAACAACTCCTAAAGGAAGAAAGACAAAAAAATAGACATTGA
- the LOC126669791 gene encoding uncharacterized protein LOC126669791 — protein sequence MLNIHFMAFRNCLQKSFGLVLVLLLSHVRKSCGGTVRNGAAVVSEAASSKSPIVVIIVAVIVGLCIGGSIIACIGRRTILTLQVGLKGEGRPSLQRLVDMSVMATNTATLEVEGWRHIMIETTNALLGYSQFILSASSSVEKYWCNSDVLNRFEEVPTKEYKKFDIESLNSATRHEHEDHYIVVTFLVAAKGGYKTPPIMKTIDDIKEALKFLIAVDSSDILNIQVLWTPQHENDILSKYELEGRFPHLKPINANAF from the exons ATGTTAAACATACATTTCATGGCGTTTAGAAACTGTTTACAGAAATCTTTTGGTCTAGTTTTAGTTCTGTTACTGTCCCATGTCCGAAAATCTTGTGGCGGTACTGTCAGAAATGGCGCTGCGGTGGTTTCTGAAGCTGCAAGTTCTAAAAGCCCAATTGTTGTAATAATAGTGGCAGTTATTGTGGGACTTTGTATTGGAGGTTCCATTATCGCTTGTATTGGCAGAAGAACTATTCTCACACTACAG gTTGGATTGAAAGGAGAGGGTCGTCCATCACTGCAAAGACTAGTTGATATGAGTGTCATGGCAACAAATACAGCTACACTCGAGGTCGAAGGATGGCGACATATAATGATAG AAACCACGAATGCATTGCTCGGATATTCACAATTTATTCTCTCCGCAAGTTCATCT GTAGAAAAATATTGGTGCAATTCTGATGTATTAAATAGATTTGAAGAGGTCCCTACGAAAGAATACAAAAAATTTGACATAGAGTCGTTGAACAGCGCGACAAGACATGAACATGAAGATCATTACATCGTG GTTACATTTTTGGTGGCTGCTAAAGGCGGATATAAAACACCGCCCATCATGAAAACCATTGATGACATTAAGGAAGCCCTCAAATTTTTGATTGCCGTTGATAGTAGCGATATTCTA aATATACAGGTTCTATGGACTCCCCAACATGAAAATGACATTTTGTCAAAGTACGAATTAGAAGGAAGATTTCCACACTTGAAGCCTATTAATGCAAATGCATTTTGA